In the Negativicutes bacterium genome, one interval contains:
- a CDS encoding segregation/condensation protein A, translating into MSFKTSMPGFEGEAAGALEYMRQDKEKVLDLQIKAWIDDFMAYLEPKGFDSEEASAFILLAATLMEWKMQLLLPKPPEAAKEEEPYDRAAHLEEYRRIQTAAQQLSRLAEQREWWVARPADEVQIGIDPVDRLRHTGLFDLLTAFQRVLQTSDEMLDVDEVIEAEEYELEHQMTYILSRLQQNRGRILFEQLFRPGSRRNLLVATFLALLELVRLQQLKIEQTTSYGELWIGEVVSDAR; encoded by the coding sequence ATGAGTTTTAAAACTTCCATGCCCGGGTTTGAGGGAGAGGCTGCCGGTGCGTTAGAGTATATGCGGCAGGATAAAGAAAAGGTGCTGGATCTGCAGATTAAGGCCTGGATCGATGATTTTATGGCTTACTTGGAACCGAAAGGCTTCGATTCCGAAGAGGCATCCGCTTTTATTCTGCTGGCGGCTACTTTAATGGAATGGAAGATGCAACTGCTGCTGCCCAAACCGCCGGAAGCAGCAAAAGAGGAGGAACCCTATGACAGAGCAGCGCATCTGGAAGAATATCGCCGGATTCAGACTGCCGCCCAACAATTGTCACGTCTGGCGGAACAGCGCGAATGGTGGGTGGCAAGGCCCGCCGATGAAGTTCAGATCGGTATCGATCCGGTGGATCGGCTGCGCCATACCGGTTTATTTGATTTGCTGACCGCTTTTCAGCGCGTGCTGCAAACAAGCGATGAAATGCTGGATGTCGATGAAGTGATTGAAGCGGAAGAATATGAATTGGAACATCAGATGACCTATATCTTATCCCGCCTACAACAGAACCGCGGCCGCATTCTGTTTGAACAATTGTTCCGTCCGGGCAGCCGTCGCAATTTGCTGGTGGCCACTTTCCTGGCTTTGCTGGAATTGGTCCGGCTGCAGCAGCTGAAGATCGAGCAAACCACATCTTATGGTGAATTATGGATTGGAGAGGTTGTAAGTGATGCAAGATAA
- the tmk gene encoding dTMP kinase → MPFITFEGIDASGKTTQITRLAETLQKLGAAVLVTREPRGTEVGVVIGNLVLDRKDLDILPATEVFLFAADRCQHVRQVINPALRQGQFVLSDRFVDSSIAFQGAAGLELDFIRAVNQLAVNGLKPDLTFWLDLPAEETMKRIARRGEGDRLESKGIVYEDKVRALYQLLADQEPRRFVKIDSTAAPAEMAKTIAAIVRQRFLL, encoded by the coding sequence ATGCCTTTCATCACGTTTGAGGGAATCGATGCCAGCGGTAAGACAACGCAAATCACACGTCTGGCGGAAACATTGCAAAAATTGGGCGCCGCGGTTTTGGTCACCCGTGAACCGCGCGGCACGGAGGTTGGCGTCGTGATCGGCAATTTGGTGCTGGATCGCAAAGATCTGGATATTTTGCCCGCCACCGAGGTTTTTCTATTCGCCGCAGATCGTTGTCAGCACGTGCGCCAGGTAATCAATCCGGCGCTGCGGCAAGGTCAATTTGTGCTGTCCGATCGTTTTGTGGATTCCAGCATCGCCTTTCAGGGTGCGGCCGGTCTGGAACTGGATTTTATCCGCGCCGTCAATCAGTTGGCGGTCAATGGTTTAAAGCCGGATCTCACCTTTTGGCTGGATCTGCCGGCGGAAGAGACGATGAAACGGATTGCCAGGCGAGGAGAAGGCGATCGTTTGGAAAGCAAAGGCATCGTTTACGAAGACAAAGTCAGAGCGCTCTATCAGTTGCTGGCAGATCAGGAGCCGCGGCGCTTTGTAAAAATAGACAGCACCGCCGCACCGGCGGAGATGGCAAAAACGATTGCGGCAATTGTTCGGCAGCGCTTTTTGCTCTGA
- a CDS encoding site-2 protease family protein, which translates to MFGLNSDFLFYIPGLLLALTVHEFAHSWISYHLGDPTPKLQGRLSFNPLNHIDPIGFIMMVLFRFGWCKPVEVNPFYYKNRRQGMLMVALAGPAANFLTALLVAVLYGLLTIILPASLLFNSYLIKILLGILMYNVNLGLFNLIPIPPLDGSKVLEGLLPVKESFAYMNFMNRYGLLILLAVMITGAYRYLISPLANLFLNALLAIVQMFI; encoded by the coding sequence ATGTTTGGTTTGAATTCGGATTTTCTCTTTTATATTCCGGGATTATTGCTGGCTTTGACGGTGCATGAGTTTGCGCATAGTTGGATTTCGTACCATTTGGGAGATCCGACACCGAAATTACAGGGCAGGTTATCTTTTAATCCTTTGAATCACATCGATCCCATCGGCTTCATTATGATGGTTTTGTTCCGCTTCGGCTGGTGTAAACCGGTGGAAGTTAACCCCTTCTACTATAAAAACAGACGGCAGGGTATGCTGATGGTGGCTCTGGCCGGACCGGCAGCCAATTTTCTGACTGCTTTGCTGGTCGCTGTCCTCTATGGCTTGCTGACCATCATCCTGCCCGCGTCACTCCTGTTCAATTCCTATTTGATCAAAATTTTGCTGGGTATCCTGATGTATAACGTCAACCTGGGCTTATTTAATCTGATCCCGATTCCGCCGCTGGATGGCTCGAAAGTCCTGGAAGGCTTACTGCCGGTCAAAGAGTCGTTTGCCTATATGAACTTCATGAATCGCTACGGCCTCCTGATTTTGCTGGCTGTGATGATCACCGGCGCTTATCGTTATCTGATCAGCCCGCTGGCCAATCTGTTCCTGAATGCATTGCTTGCCATTGTGCAAATGTTTATCTAG
- the scpB gene encoding SMC-Scp complex subunit ScpB: MQDNQDLSLTPVNLPAEQENGMLEALLFISGEPVPSERLAELLGKTVAETDLQLQEMAALWTNDAGRGCTLLPVANGWQMVTKPDYAKRLRYFLQSLNKPRKLSPTTLETLAIVAGKQPVTRQEVELIRGVSADYAINQLLSLGLIAEVGKKPGAGRANLYATTDLFLSHFGLRSLDDLPEKLEFLGKGV; this comes from the coding sequence ATGCAAGATAATCAGGACCTTTCCCTGACTCCGGTCAATTTACCGGCGGAACAGGAAAACGGGATGCTGGAAGCTCTGCTGTTTATCAGCGGCGAACCGGTTCCCTCCGAGCGTTTGGCGGAATTGTTGGGCAAAACGGTGGCAGAGACCGATCTGCAGCTGCAGGAAATGGCAGCGCTCTGGACAAACGATGCCGGGCGCGGTTGTACCTTGCTGCCGGTTGCCAACGGCTGGCAGATGGTGACCAAACCGGATTATGCCAAACGCCTGCGCTATTTTTTGCAGTCGCTGAATAAACCGCGAAAATTGTCGCCAACCACCTTGGAAACGCTGGCGATTGTGGCTGGCAAGCAGCCGGTCACCCGTCAGGAAGTGGAGTTGATCCGCGGCGTCAGCGCCGATTATGCCATCAATCAATTGCTGTCTCTGGGCTTGATCGCTGAAGTCGGGAAAAAGCCGGGAGCCGGCAGAGCGAATCTTTATGCCACGACCGATTTGTTTTTGAGCCATTTTGGTCTGCGCTCTTTGGATGATTTGCCGGAGAAATTGGAATTTTTGGGAAAAGGAGTCTAA